A part of Acidobacteriota bacterium genomic DNA contains:
- a CDS encoding TraR/DksA family transcriptional regulator, protein MDDLTEQQTDELRQRLEALRTELQAMLHSTREGTRPVALDEPIGRLTRMDAMQQQSMSKATRQQTDLRLRQVEQALGLAERGEYGLCRRCEDPIGYPRLSARPESPYCLDCQDAADRKHS, encoded by the coding sequence ATGGACGACCTGACCGAACAGCAGACCGACGAGTTGCGGCAGCGGCTCGAGGCGCTGAGGACGGAACTCCAGGCGATGCTCCATTCGACTCGCGAGGGCACGCGTCCCGTCGCGCTGGACGAGCCCATCGGTCGATTGACGCGGATGGACGCGATGCAGCAACAGAGTATGTCGAAGGCCACACGACAACAGACCGACCTTCGACTCCGTCAAGTCGAACAGGCTCTAGGTCTGGCGGAGCGTGGCGAGTACGGACTCTGTCGGCGCTGCGAGGATCCGATCGGGTATCCTCGTCTGTCAGCTCGGCCGGAATCGCCGTATTGTCTCGACTGTCAGGACGCGGCCGATCGCAAACACTCCTGA